One window of the Salvia splendens isolate huo1 chromosome 1, SspV2, whole genome shotgun sequence genome contains the following:
- the LOC121804326 gene encoding germin-like protein 9-3 has protein sequence MNRNILLIAALALALVQSSTAGDPDILTDFIVPLNTPPPADGGFFTFTGFRALVTAPFPPTFKVFKAGMEQFPALNGQSVSYAVLMYPSGTVNPVHTHPRSAELLFLVQGSLEVGFVDSTNKLYTQNLQQGDVFVFPKGLVHFQYNADAKNPAVAISTFGSANAGAVSLPNTLFNTTIDDTVLALSFKADVATIQKLKAGLHG, from the coding sequence ATGAATAGAAACATCCTCCTCATAGCTGCCCTTGCCCTCGCCCTCGTCCAGAGCTCCACGGCAGGGGATCCCGACATCCTCACCGACTTCATCGTCCCACTAAACACGCCACCCCCAGCCGACGGGGGATTCTTCACCTTCACCGGGTTCCGGGCCCTTGTGACAGCGCCTTTCCCTCCGACATTCAAGGTGTTCAAGGCCGGCATGGAGCAGTTCCCTGCGCTAAACGGGCAAAGCGTCTCCTACGCCGTGCTGATGTACCCCTCAGGCACGGTGAACCCGGTCCACACGCACCCGCGGTCCGCTGAGCTCCTCTTCCTCGTACAGGGCTCCCTCGAGGTCGGGTTCGTCGACTCCACCAACAAGCTCTACACGCAGAACCTTCAGCAAGGGGATGTTTTCGTGTTTCCGAAAGGACTGGTGCACTTCCAGTACAACGCAGACGCCAAGAATCCGGCCGTCGCCATCTCCACCTTTGGGAGTGCGAATGCGGGAGCTGTTTCGCTGCCAAACACTCTGTTTAATACCACCATTGATGACACTGTTTTGGCTCTGTCGTTCAAGGCTGATGTTGCCACCATTCAGAAACTCAAAGCTGGCTTGCACGGATAG
- the LOC121799045 gene encoding uncharacterized protein At4g04775-like → MRLISLVGILQFSDFPCAIGNGMSSSSQHSSRTWPRFEAVVCDHGLEADVVTSNTDANPGRRFYRCQVWKEDDCKFFRWIDPSLSPNQEYFFKKLKLDRDNVQRALRDRVAKQDALDESVRSKTVEVEALQGVVAQLQRQNRNLKVVICMLCIVLWILL, encoded by the exons ATGCGATTGATTTCGTTGG TTGGCATCCTGCAATTTAGCGATTTCCCGTGTGCAATTGGCAATGG GATGTCGAGTTCTTCCCAGCATTCGAGCAGAACGTGGCCGAGGTTTGAGGCAGTGGTCTGTGATCACGGTCTTGAAGCTGATGTGGTGACATCCAATACGGATGCCAATCCCGGACGACGTTTCTATCGTTGCCAAGTCTGGAAGGAGGACGACTGTAAATTCTTTCGTTGGATTGATCCATCATTGTCACCGAATCAAgagtattttttcaaaaaactgAAGCTTGATAGGGACAACGTGCAAAGAGCATTGAGAGATAGGGTTGCTAAGCAGGATGCACTCGACGAGAGCGTCCGTTCGAAAACCGTTGAAGTTGAAGCACTCCAAGGTGTTGTCGCACAGTTGCAGCGTCAAAACCGGAACTTGAAGGTTGTCATTTGCATGTTATGTATCGTCTTGTGGATCTTGTTGTAG
- the LOC121743273 gene encoding uncharacterized protein LOC121743273 gives MEEFGGDTPFRRHHKPAERFLGVLQPQSPSSAPPIELSEHDIFSTPSGYSSPPPPTHRNLYSTASSHPNHYGILSALNGTIKIRSGSEHDVQPVFNHKASIAPSLSSFSSSVSSRMMIPRAPPPQVDRVRVYHQSAPVNIPVMPEALRRRSDELDDAVSDGEEEDDERVRLPPHEVVNSRDSPMLACSVLEGTGRTLKGRDLRQERTRILVFAAQLESHLVS, from the coding sequence ATGGAAGAATTTGGCGGCGACACACCCTTCCGCCGCCACCACAAGCCGGCCGAGAGATTCCTCGGGGTGCTGCAACCCCAATCCCCCTCCTCCGCGCCGCCTATTGAGCTCTCCGAGCACGATATCTTTAGCACTCCGTCGGGCTATTCTTCGCCTCCTCCGCCAACTCATCGGAATCTCTATTCCACCGCCTCTTCCCACCCTAACCACTACGGCATCCTGTCGGCTCTCAACGGCACCATCAAGATCCGATCCGGATCCGAACACGACGTCCAACCCGTCTTTAACCACAAGGCCTCGATTGCGCCCTCACTCTCCTCCTTCTCCTCGTCGGTATCGTCTCGGATGATGATTCCACGGGCGCCGCCGCCGCAAGTGGATAGGGTGAGGGTTTACCATCAATCGGCGCCGGTGAACATTCCGGTGATGCCGGAGGCGTTGCGGAGGAGGTCGGATGAGCTGGACGACGCCGTTTCTGATGGAGAGGAGGAAGACGATGAGAGAGTTAGATTGCCGCCGCACGAAGTGGTGAATTCTAGGGATTCGCCGATGCTTGCGTGCTCAGTGCTGGAGGGGACTGGACGGACTTTGAAAGGGAGGGATCTCCGGCAG